A genomic window from Candidatus Sulfotelmatobacter sp. includes:
- a CDS encoding DUF6526 family protein produces MPANAVGRQFFHFRRGGSSLGGSSFRNPATPVKASPVPCRRLCYTGSSFRRSPTMAESEPQSFARHTRWDPLFHFFLAPVFVLGLILTLIHFFAHLTHSDFRDNFHAFLLILLASAFLVLVFKLRAYPLKVQDRVIRLEERLRLMQLLPEPLRSRIPQITEDQLCALRFASDAELPNLAERALNEKLSRADIKKAIQNWRPDYWRV; encoded by the coding sequence ATGCCGGCCAACGCCGTTGGCCGGCAGTTTTTCCATTTTCGTCGTGGCGGTTCGAGCCTTGGTGGTTCAAGCTTTCGGAACCCGGCCACGCCGGTCAAGGCATCGCCGGTGCCCTGCCGCCGACTCTGCTACACTGGCTCGTCTTTTCGCAGGAGTCCTACTATGGCCGAATCCGAGCCGCAGTCGTTCGCGCGCCATACCCGCTGGGATCCGCTGTTTCACTTCTTCCTTGCTCCAGTTTTCGTATTGGGGCTGATTCTGACCCTGATTCACTTTTTCGCGCATCTGACGCACAGCGACTTCCGGGATAACTTTCACGCGTTCCTGCTGATACTGCTGGCGAGCGCCTTCCTGGTCCTGGTGTTCAAATTGCGGGCCTATCCGCTGAAGGTGCAGGATCGCGTCATCCGCCTCGAAGAGCGCCTGCGCCTGATGCAGTTACTGCCCGAGCCCTTGCGCTCGCGCATTCCGCAAATTACCGAGGACCAGCTCTGCGCCCTGCGTTTCGCCTCCGACGCCGAACTCCCGAACCTGGCCGAACGGGCGCTCAATGAGAAGCTATCCCGCGCCGACATCAAAAAAGCGATCCAGAACTGGCGCCCGGATTATTGGCGAGTGTAA
- a CDS encoding choice-of-anchor tandem repeat GloVer-containing protein: MRARTLLLFVLLPVVFLPTLAAAQTYTYSTLADFPATEGPFAAVSLIIDAEGNLYGTSRYGGIYGTDGGDGTVYKVTPAGVVTVLHSFGNGNDGKSPIGTLTRDAKGNIYGTTIAGGAHGTGTIFRLSPSGVERVLYSFPNPGQIYSLPAGGVTLDSTGNIYGYAYDYIQFYSDGGNIFELTPQGVFSILYNWCKGQCSAEPNSPVGQLVPNSAGGFFGATVGGGGIGTPPGNVFSFSPTGGMVVLHTFTSPDGAEGGPVLDSAGNLFGIEGPVFQSGGGVYEISAAGAFSMIYTLPSGYGFQQSNEGTPVLDSSDNLYNTTQTIDGSQIVYKVTPEGTETVLFTGTADQISSSGVVMDKAGNLYGSCSLCGTNRTGLIYKLTKN, from the coding sequence ATGCGAGCCAGAACATTGCTGCTATTCGTGTTGTTGCCAGTCGTGTTTTTGCCAACCCTGGCAGCGGCGCAGACTTACACTTACTCTACCCTGGCTGATTTTCCCGCGACGGAGGGCCCGTTCGCCGCCGTCAGTCTGATCATCGACGCCGAGGGCAACCTCTACGGCACTAGCCGATATGGCGGTATCTACGGGACCGACGGTGGCGATGGCACGGTCTACAAGGTCACGCCGGCGGGCGTAGTGACCGTCTTACACAGTTTCGGCAACGGCAACGATGGCAAGAGTCCAATCGGGACCCTGACCCGCGACGCCAAAGGAAACATCTACGGCACCACCATCGCAGGCGGCGCTCATGGCACAGGCACGATCTTTAGGCTGTCGCCCAGCGGTGTTGAGAGGGTATTGTACAGCTTTCCGAACCCGGGCCAAATTTATAGTTTGCCCGCGGGCGGGGTAACTCTGGATTCGACCGGCAACATCTACGGATATGCCTACGACTACATCCAGTTTTATTCCGACGGCGGCAATATTTTTGAGCTCACGCCCCAGGGTGTCTTTTCGATCCTCTACAACTGGTGCAAGGGTCAGTGCTCAGCCGAGCCGAACAGTCCGGTTGGCCAATTAGTTCCCAATTCGGCAGGCGGATTCTTCGGAGCGACCGTGGGTGGTGGCGGGATTGGCACTCCGCCAGGAAACGTCTTCTCATTTTCCCCGACCGGCGGAATGGTGGTGCTTCACACCTTCACCTCTCCTGACGGAGCAGAGGGCGGACCCGTACTCGACTCGGCCGGGAATCTATTCGGCATCGAGGGACCTGTATTTCAAAGTGGCGGAGGAGTGTATGAGATCAGCGCAGCGGGCGCTTTCTCGATGATCTACACTTTACCCTCCGGCTATGGTTTCCAGCAGTCGAACGAGGGCACTCCCGTCCTGGATTCCTCAGACAACCTGTACAACACAACCCAAACTATCGATGGCTCTCAGATCGTGTACAAGGTAACTCCCGAAGGAACTGAAACGGTCTTGTTTACCGGGACAGCCGATCAAATTTCCTCCAGCGGTGTGGTCATGGACAAAGCTGGCAACCTCTACGGATCGTGCTCTCTATGCGGCACGAACCGAACCGGCTTGATTTACAAACTGACGAAGAATTAA